In Promicromonospora sukumoe, the following proteins share a genomic window:
- a CDS encoding Gfo/Idh/MocA family protein: MPEPTTEPITGPTHEPAPPSGPLPEGRRRYAVVGTGHRASMYVDALIGTHAPDGEIVAWVEPNPVRAAAYEARVAAALGGIRPVYAPDDLEKAIAEHSVDRVIVTSVDRTHADLVTRALRAGADVVVEKPIAAHPDQARQIVDAVAETGRGLVTTFNYRYSPRNSALREVIASGEIGKVLSVHFDWALDTVHGADYFRRWHREKVNNGGLLVHKSSHHFDLVNWWIDGVPTRVFATGGRRFYGDDGAHETDYEPTAGERALNERGVDPWQLSVEKNEWLSTLYGPEAQAVDGYVRNRSVFDAGITTEDTLGLVVEYEGGALLTYSLTAHAPWEGYRVVVNGTRGRAELEVTERGSVEFGDGEAAILDPSATEVFEQDTVRPVGERLVVQRHWERAEDRPIVRGGGGHGGGDALLLADVFKPSEEADPLARAAGYVDGVRASSVGYAGNRSLETGDPVRIEDLNLGI, translated from the coding sequence ATGCCTGAGCCGACCACCGAGCCGATCACCGGCCCGACCCACGAGCCCGCGCCGCCGTCGGGACCGCTGCCCGAGGGGCGCCGCCGCTACGCGGTGGTCGGGACGGGGCACCGCGCGTCCATGTACGTGGACGCCCTGATCGGCACGCACGCGCCCGACGGCGAGATCGTCGCCTGGGTCGAGCCCAACCCCGTGCGGGCCGCGGCCTACGAGGCGCGGGTCGCCGCCGCGCTCGGCGGCATCCGCCCCGTGTACGCACCGGACGACCTGGAGAAGGCGATCGCGGAGCACTCCGTGGACCGCGTGATCGTCACCTCCGTCGACCGCACGCACGCCGACCTGGTCACCCGCGCCCTGCGGGCCGGTGCCGACGTCGTCGTGGAGAAGCCCATCGCCGCCCACCCCGACCAGGCCCGGCAGATCGTGGACGCCGTGGCCGAGACGGGCAGGGGCCTGGTCACGACGTTCAACTACCGCTACTCGCCTCGCAACAGCGCGCTGCGCGAGGTGATCGCGAGCGGCGAGATCGGCAAGGTGCTGTCGGTCCACTTCGACTGGGCGCTGGACACCGTGCACGGCGCCGACTACTTCCGCCGCTGGCACCGCGAGAAGGTGAACAACGGCGGCCTCCTGGTGCACAAGTCGAGCCACCACTTCGACCTGGTCAACTGGTGGATCGACGGCGTTCCCACGCGCGTCTTCGCCACGGGCGGGCGGCGCTTCTACGGCGACGACGGCGCGCACGAGACGGACTACGAGCCCACGGCGGGTGAGCGGGCCCTCAACGAGCGCGGCGTCGACCCGTGGCAGCTCTCCGTCGAGAAGAACGAGTGGCTGTCCACGCTCTACGGCCCCGAGGCCCAGGCGGTGGACGGCTATGTGCGCAACCGGTCGGTGTTCGACGCCGGCATCACCACCGAGGACACCCTCGGGCTCGTCGTCGAGTACGAGGGCGGCGCGCTGCTGACCTACTCGCTCACCGCGCACGCGCCGTGGGAGGGCTACCGCGTGGTGGTCAACGGCACGCGCGGGCGCGCGGAGCTGGAGGTCACCGAGCGCGGGTCCGTGGAGTTCGGCGACGGCGAGGCCGCGATCCTCGACCCGAGCGCCACCGAGGTCTTCGAGCAGGACACCGTACGGCCGGTCGGGGAGCGGCTCGTGGTGCAGCGGCACTGGGAGCGTGCCGAGGACCGGCCGATCGTGCGCGGCGGCGGCGGGCACGGCGGCGGCGACGCGCTGCTGCTGGCCGACGTCTTCAAGCCGTCCGAGGAGGCTGACCCGCTGGCGCGCGCGGCCGGGTACGTCGACGGCGTCCGGGCGTCGTCGGTGGGCTACGCGGGCAACCGCTCGCTGGAGACGGGCGACCCGGTCCGCATCGAGGACCTGAACCTGGGCATCTGA